A window of the Dioscorea cayenensis subsp. rotundata cultivar TDr96_F1 chromosome 14, TDr96_F1_v2_PseudoChromosome.rev07_lg8_w22 25.fasta, whole genome shotgun sequence genome harbors these coding sequences:
- the LOC120276050 gene encoding uncharacterized protein LOC120276050, with the protein MVSENSFIFSSSSAREKNIPFFKGENYNLWSLMMKTMFRSKDLWTLVEKGFSEEGDGREFDAARMKHGESIQDFVNRVLDIVYKIRAMKEDLPQKVIVSKLLKGLTSRFSQVVHSIISTKDLNTLTVEELSGLLKNHESILNIEGEHHQEGEKALHIGRENTQDRGRGHGYQPNRGRGKRCGRSFNAGRTETSRLGEGSKIYKGMQCFVCKKFGHIKDQCWYRNKEANVVKEEKEKEKEEEEVAFMAISEVPKKTGGVWLIDSGCSNHMTGDVNLFQSLETVPSRSVTVGDGKTLKVCMTSHRLFPLEANDVESAYLAQDGDISDLWHGRYGHINVKKLKQLTEQQLVSVYQTSSMYNLAKLALKESKLKPSFPKE; encoded by the exons ATGGTATCAGAGAATAGTTTCATTTTCAGTTCATCGTCTGCAAGGGAAAAGAACATCCCATTCTTCAAAGGAGAGAACTATAACCTTTGGAGCCTGATGATGAAGACGATGTTTAGATCTAAAGACTTGTGGACACTTGTGGAGAAGGGATTCAGTGAAGAAGGTGATGGA CGAGAATTTGATGCTGCTAGGATGAAGCATGGAGAATCCATCCAAGACTTTGTCAACAGGGTTCTGGACATTGTATACAAAATCAGAGCCATGAAAGAAGATCTCCCACAGAAGGTAATTGTTTCTAAACTACTGAAAGGCCTCACATCAAGGTTCTCTCAGGTGGTACATTCAATCATATCCACGAAGGACCTCAACACTCTCACTGTAGAAGAACTCAGTGGTTTACTAAAGAACCACGAATCTATATTGAACATTGAAGGAGAACATCATCAGGAAGGAGAAAAGGCCCTGCACATTGGAAGAGAAAACACTCAGGATAGAGGAAGAGGACATGGTTATCAGCCCAACAGAGGAAGAGGAAAAAGGTGCGGCAGAAGCTTTAATGCTGGCCGCACAGAGACAAGTCGCTTAGGAGAAGGTAGCAAGATATACAAAGGCATGCAATGCTTTGTGTGCAAGAAATTCGGGCATATTAAAGACCAGTGTTGGTATAGAAACAAAGAAGCCAATGTTgtgaaagaagaaaaggagaaagaaaaagaggaagaagaggtcGCGTTCATGGCCATCAGCGAAGTACCAAAGAAAACAGGGGGAGTCTGGCTTATTGATAGTGGTTGCTCTAACCACATGACAGGAGATGTGAATTTGTTTCAAAGCCTTGAAACAGTTCCAAGTCGATCAGTCACAGTTGGAGACGGGAAAACTCTCAAG GTATGTATGACATCTCACAGACTTTTCCCTTTAGAAGCAAATGATGTTGAATCTGCGTATCTAGCACAAGATGGAGATATCTCTGATCTCTGGCATGGGAGATATGGCCATATAAATGTGAAGAAGTTGAAGCAATTGACAGAGCAACAATTGGTATCGGTTTACCAAACATCATCAATGTACAACCTTGCAAAGCTTGCTCTCAAGGAAAGCAAACTCAAGCCTAGTTTCCCAAAGGAATAG